The genomic segment AGGCAAAGTGCAAAGTGTTGGCACCTAATCAATAAAGCTCATCAGAGACCACAAAAACACAGCTGGTTGAAGTGCAAAAGTTCTGGTAATAACTGGGAATGAAAATACTGAGAGTGGTGAGATACCTGCTCCTGTAGTTCCACATATGTCCACTAGAGAGAGTGATAAAATTTTCCTGTGTGTGGCTCAGTGTTTCACACTTGACACGAAACATGCATAGTTAGTTATAAAGAAGCAAAAGTCCTAATCTATCTTATTATCATTTAGGTGCTAGAGAGATAAATATGTAAAGTATGTagtaataaaactattttaaaaggGGATTTACCCAGAATTATTGTAAAAGAATGTAGATTAAGTACTGCTTTGCAATTGGTAGATACTTCATGCTACTCATCAATGAATGGTTGATTGTGTGACGCATATAACTACATTATTGTGATGTGGAATGAGATTAGACTGGAGTTTGATGTGTAGGCTTGGGGAACGCAGGTGACATTTAGGATTTGGGAGCAGCTTGTTTCTGCGGTTCGAGGCCTCTCATTTTGAAGTAAGACACAAGCTGGTTGGGGACCTCAGCGAGAACAGCCTGAGCCAGCGTCGCTATGGAAGCCtggacaaaaaaagacagatgtCAATGTATAgcaagtctgttttttttaatcaaaaaaagttattccagTGCATGATTCATCTTTTtctggcacaaacaaaaaaaaacaaactctccCTATCTTGAATTGTAAAAGTTCTTAAAGCATAACAAGTCTTTCAGATCTAAAATTGTGTTTCTGTAGTACTTTGACATAAGGGAATAAAttgcacaaacaaaaagaaaaaacaaatatgatgTTTATTAACCATGACTATAGGGTTTTAGACTTGATGCAAATATTTGCGCAACAATTTCTATTTGTGTACAAGTTCCATTCAAtattaatgaaacattaaagcttttctttaaaaacatgtcaaattaaaacagatttgtagacatccatgaaagaaaaactaaggAAGCCCAGTAAACCAGTCTCCATAAAAACACTCAATAGGAGTATTAATTTCAACATATAGTTTTCagaaaatagttatttttcCTAACTTTAGTCAGTGTAAAGATTGTTAATGTCAAGGCAAGTTAAACTGAGTATATTGTGAAGAAGCAGCAACCTAAACTTCACAAAATGCTATAGTTCTCAAGAACCTGGATTATCTCCATAAATACTAAAACTTTCCACGATATTGACATGTAAAAGCAGTATTAACACAAGatggtttatttactttttttagtttgttgtcACCAACTGGACATTTATGATTTAGTTAAAGGAAACTATTTAACAATGTGCATTACTTTTACTCAGAAATTAGAAtttgcaaaatgttctccacttGACCTTTCTTTTGAGAAATTTCTGATGACGCAAAGATCGACATGCGCAAACAACTCAGTTCTACATCAGTGCTAATCTATTTATATTGCAAAAACTGATGAAATATGTTCTCAGTACTACTAAAGGAAACCCAAGTACCACCATTGGTATGTGTACCACAGCTTGAGAACCACAGTGACAAGGCACTCCTGTATAAAGTGATGTTTGTCATTTCCACTTAATGAGACTGAGAATCAAAAGaagtttcactgtttttgttttatatggcaaaattgaaaaaatgtgCATCCATCATTTATTAAGAGACTTACATCTTTGAAATTTCTGAATGGGACAAACTGGACGATGTCTCTGGATACGGCCTCGCCAACAGTGGACTTGAGGACGCCATTGTCTCCATCCAGAAGCTCCATGGCCTTAAAATCAGCCGGCCCCACCCCCACAATAATAATCGACAAGGGCAGCCGGGATGCCCGAACTATAGCATCCCTGGTCTGGTCCAAGTCGGTGATTTCGCCATcagtgaggatgaggagaaCGAAGTattgctgcagaaacaaaacaagatcaGACTCTACAGGATTGTGCTCGTTAGATTAGATTTTTGTGTACTCAAGATGTTTGCGGCTCCTCACAGAGGCGGTGGGAGCCTGAGCGCCACTGGAGGCGATGGAAGCAACGTGGTTGATGATGGGAGAGAAGTTTGTGGGTCCGGACAGTTTAATTTGAGGCAAAACCGCTCTGTAAGCATCCACAATCCCCTGAATGCCTGGGAGACACAGAggcagagcagaggaggaagtaATCAAACAATGCAGACAAACAAAGCTTAGAAAATAACCTGTGATTTGAAATGGCTTCATTTCTGCCAACCCTATATTAGTATTATACTTAGGATTAGTGTTCAGCAGCCCTCCATGATATCCCCTGGCTTTATGTTGCATCTGTGTTACTTTACCTTGACAGTATGGATTAGTGGGGTTGAAGTTGAGAGCGAACTCATGATGGGCCGCCTGTGAAACCAACAATACAACAGTTCAGTGATtgcacaacaataaaataaatataaatcattaataaaacaCTGCTAATATTAGCTTGTTAATGCTGCCACGATTGTTCCTATTGCTGATTGCAATCTATGCAGGTTTGTCATGCATGAGGCTGTACTTCAGATTCTAGCTAACAGTTTGGTTATAAAAGCTGACCTGAAAGTCTGGAGGCAGTTTGGCTCCAAACCCGAATGCTGGGAAGAGTTTATCACTGCAACAGAACACACACCTGCTGTTAGAGTCAcatatgttgaaaaaaataaaaatcaaaaaattacAACCAGCCTCAATAATTTCAAACAGTTCTAACTGGGAATTTTTTTGAACAAGCAGAAATTATAATAGTGAAAGCAAATGTGCAATATGGGGAAGTTGAATTGGTTGTAGATGAAAATCTGCAACCAACAGGACTAGAAAGGGGAAATAGTATTTCCAAACAGAAATTTTGCACAAAGAAATATTGGATCTAGAAGACTGAAAAAGCTGCAGACCGTTGAGTTCAGGATGCAGGTGTAGATTGAAAGCTTAGTCTAGGTGTCAGTTTTAGATTATCACCCAGGTAAATTGGAAGCTGTATGCAAAAGATCTGAATGTACGTTAATTATTATGCTTTCCTACAGAGATTtggaaatgcaaataaataaaccgGCTGTTCTAACAATGATATTAGAAAGGttctaaagcagaaaaaattaGGTAGTAAAAGGTAAGCATAAATTACATAATCTAGAACATTGAGCATAGAGTTTTAGAAGGATGTGAAACTTTGGTGTTAAGTAGTGTTCCtgtggatggatggagataaatcaaaatatcaaaagttaattttatcattgtatttctgttatttttgatgAATTAGGCTGTATGAATAATTCAATCATAGACACAGTTTCTGTTTCTCGGAAAGTTATAatacttaattataaaataaaaaggatttcaACAACAGAATGATAGCCTACTGAAAGTATATCCATGTACTATTTAATATTTGCACTCAACACCTGGGGTTTCTTTTAGATGAATCAATGGAGACATAAACttaatgatgttttaatttGCTGACATTAGTCTGTTTCACGTTCTGACTCTGTACGGGTATAGTTTGTGGATCGTTGTGTACTAACGTGTCATAGTCCTGGACGACCTGTCCCACAGACCACAGAGCAGACAGGTACTGGTTCAGCCCATCCGGACTCATGTAGTGGAGAGAGTTGGGCGAGCGAGGGTCACCATTTGAGCCGGTGAAGTCGATGCCAACCTAATGTGTCGacaaacattgatttatttcaataaaaaatgaaatcccAAGAAGTTAGTAATTCAGAGGTGATGTAATTGAAACTGgtcaaaatcaaatattaaatttaatctgTGCATTAGTGTATATGGACATACAGTGAAGTTGATCTGGCAGCCACCCATTACAAAGTCCAGGAATGTGTACTGAGTCATCAGCTGTAGGGGAACCAAAAGTCAGATGATTGAAAACTTAAAATCTAATtctaagaaataaacacaacacagtTTTCAATGCTTATACAATCACAAATATTCTTATAGAACCTAATAAAAACAATCCTGAGCTCTTGCAGTCCATACCTTACAGCTCTTCACTGACACAACCCCAGAATTCTTGtagcttttcttcttcttctgtttctctgGGTGGATGCAGTCAAATTCCACCTAAACAATTGCAAAGTGGACAACTTAATGACCACTGGCAAGCAGAAACAAATGAACTTCCAAGTTGTACTTTTACTGAACTCACTGGTGAGCCACCATCAGCTTTCATCAATTCTGAGGCTTTTGTTGTGAAAGAACCAATCAAATCATGAGACCCGTCATTGTCGTGGTCTGAACAATCCAtctgcagaggaggaaaaggatTTAATGAAACCAATGAAGATTTGATTGGCTGTTATGGGGGAACTTAAATCATGATTGGTGAAACCTTCAAAGGTTTTTCCATATCGCAGGAGCAGAAGGTCTGCAGTGGAACGGTGAACTTCTTCCAGCTGGGGTTCAGGTTGTTCTGCACCACctgcacacaaaaacacacatcacaTCTTTTTTTACCATAGAAGACCAGAAATGGGTGGATGTAGAGGAAATTATGATAACTTTGCCCAtgaaagctgcagaaacatgaataaaaatctttacCTCTGTTCTGTGAACCAGCTGCCATTTCCCATCTTCTCCTTGTTTAAAAATCTCCAAGAATGGATCAGACTTCCCAAATGtatcctgcagaaaaaaaatctattttctcaagtttgttttgaagaacaaagaagacaaaattcaatgtttatGGAAGCAACAGGTTTGTTCATTTATCACAGCAAAGCAATAAGACCATGTTGCTCTTTCtctgctttaataaaaatgaacttttcagcaatCTTAGTAGAGTTTTAGCTGTTACCTTCTTGTCAAGCTTTTTAGCTTCCATCTCCAACACAATGGCTCTGttgtcttttatttcctctgcagTGATCTACAGACAGTGACATTAATAATGCTTCATCATCACCGATTCCTTAAAGACAAACTGTACAATGAGATGCTTTGCTCAATAAAATTCAGGCTACTTACTGTGATGCTTCCTTTCCCAGCTGGCTTGTCTTTCTTCAGCTGAAGAGGTCTGGTTATAGTTTTGCTGGAAACTATctgaacacacagaaacacaaagaaatcatGAGCTTTAACTTAGCTTTTTATTGCTAAGAAGTTTACAATATTCCTGATATTCTCTACTCTGTGACACAAAAATTCAGTATCGGTGTGCTAGCTAAAGAAAACCAGCAATGAAAAGTAATTCTTTCATTACTGACATCACTCATTGATATTCAATCTAAAGcttttattaaaccaaaaattGGCCTGAAAAGGGTGGATTGATTCTCATGAACCAATAACTGAATGTTGGCATAAACAACGAAGCAAGGTCATGcttaaaactttaacattttcagatctTTTACCACTAAAACAGGTAAAACATCTGCCTTGTATGGTGGTTACCTGTCCCAGCGTCAGCTCTGTCCCTCCGAGGTAATCATCATCGGCAAGATTAGAAGTGGAGTTATCAATGTCGTAGACCCCAAACTTCAGATTCTGAACCATCTCGAAGTGATAATCCACCCTCAGGCGCTGACTGAAGGATGGACTTGAGGTGTTGTCCAGACGTTCAGTGCGACACAGCTGACAAAGCGCAAAGCGACAGGAAGAGATAGGTGCATTGGGTTTACCTCAAATATGAATTCGAtctgggaaaaaacaaaatgtaacgAGCAAAGAGCTATTACCTCTGTCCATTGGTCTCCTGTTTTCTGCAGCAGTACACAAAGAGGGTCTGATTTTGAGCCAACATCTTTATCCAGCAGGTTCGCGCAGGAAACCGTCAGCTCAACCTTAGAGACACAGTCTGCCATCTGAAAAAGAGCAAATAGGAGTGTGTTGATTAgcccagaaaataaaacatctccggtttaatttgtaattaataaaaaaaaaaaattttaaaagacctgaacataattttttccaccaaacattaaatgtttagaGGCTATTACATTGTAATTATATTTCAAATGACAAGTAGAAAATGTAAAGTGGCAGATAAATTGGTCATTTAGGAAAAGGATTTGAACAAGGTCACATAAATCAGCAATATGGCTTAAAATTAATGATAGTGCTCCTCTGCAAAAGTTGGAGCATACATTTACGTAAGTTATATGCATATTTCTTCAAGGTCaaccaaaaccacaaaaaatacACTTTATACAATCAAATAAGTTATTACAGCCAAAGTTACAAAAGTGAAGTACAACTTTAATACCAGTAAAATAAACACTACTACACTACTGTAACACTACAAAATGAGAGCATGAAATGTCATTTCAGCTCATGTGTAAACATATGGTGTTTCTCGAGACTTCACTTTCAGGAAAATTGTATTCAACATCTATTTGATCCCCCTCGCTGAAATTATACCGCATCATAATCTCCCGTACATAATGATGGCTGACATTTACATTTCTGCTATAACCAAAGTCATCAAATAAGAGTGTCCAAAATATTAATAAGTAGATGGGTAAGAATTTTCTCAAGCTTaatgcacaaaaaacacaagattaGAACTTGTCTTTAAACTATATCTAGGAAAAAAGACCAGATGGTAGGCCAGAAAGGTGTTACGTAGAGTTAGGGATACTGGCCTAAATTTCAACATTAACATAAAGAATTGCTAAATAAGCTTTCTATGTAAACAACACTCATAATAAAGGGCTTACTGTCACATCAGGAACTACATGTTTTTAGCCTCAGAGGGTTAGATTATTGTATTGGTACCTAAGTGGGGACAAAACGATAAAgcaagcagctgcagctcatcccAAGTCCCCTTACTGGTGTTAAGAGTACTAACACAAGCAAAAGGATCAAATCATATTGTTCATATGTATATTAGTCCTTATAAAAAGATagaattgaattttaaaattgtgttaatACTCTATAAAGCACTAAATAGATTTTTGCCAAATTGCATTTCAAAATTGCTGGTCAAATATAGACTTCACTTGTCCTAAACTATATAATGCCTCTTACACTCTCTTGTATTCATTGTAAATTTCTttacttgtcattttattttcctgtaacACACTTAGAATTACATTATGGATTACTggtgttatacaaataaacttgtcatccatatataaaaaaaaatttcacttaAACCTCAAGCTTTGCGTTTTATAACCTGATATCTTCACCATGATGAGGAAAAGCCGTCCAAGAAGGCAAAGACATGCAAATCAACCCAGATATGCAGCTTCACTGTGGTCCGACTATAAAGaccccaaaaatatatattgtacGATTCTTTAAACTTCATATAGCAATTACACAACTCGAAGTATCTACAAAGCACGCTAAACCGGTTTTACGACGATATTCTCCGATGAGTCACTGCACAGTTTTCTCCATCTGCTGCACAACTATAGACGGACTCTGTGtcatttaactaaataaatacaatttctaCTATCTGTTATGCATGAGTATTTGTTACACTATACCCTCTTTCACACTCTTGGAGAACAAGGAAGCACGGCATGATAAAGAATAATTAATCacatatagtaaaaaaaaaaaattacctcgCCAGTTGAATAAGCAGGAACTatagctacacacacacaccgattCAGAAATAGAAACACAAAGTGAAGTAAATCTAAAAGTAATCACCTTTTCAGAgcgcttttttttcttccaaaccaCAGGAACAAACACCAAGGCGGATGAAAGAACCACACCCACAGCGCCGCTGTTGTAGCTGCCTTAATACCACTAAACGTTAACCAACCTCTCTACTAGAGCAGTCACTTAAATATTTGCAGacgagagatttttttttattattttgctgcAAATATTAGACTTACAAGACAGCTAGCTCTGCTCTCAATTTCCAGCAAGTTTAGCTaatgctttattaaaaaaacgAGTCTCTCTCATTGGTCAGTCTGATGCAAAGCGGTGCTCTGATTGGACAAACTGTTTGTCAGTTAGAATGCAAGAGAAGACTGTCACAatctttcacaataaaagtggCGACACACTTTACAAATTAAGCACAAAATCCTTTACTTAATTTGCATAAACCACCTAATTAGAAAACTGTCCATCACAGGATACAGACAAAACATGTAagatatctaaaaaaaaaaaaagtagcaggTTGAAATGATCAATGATCTGCAACATAACATTACAAATTTACATCCCCCTTCAATGCAATTAATGATCTGAATTATTAAACATTCACTCGCTGCAGTAGTCCTAATGTAAGGTTATAGAATCAAGATCatagtgaaatattttcaacataACCTCAAGTTACTCCACAAGCAaagttttgctcattttcttttccagcacAAGAAGTCACAGCTACCTTACCTTTCATTTTACACAATTATCTTAAAAATATaagcttttaaacaaaaaaccaTACTTAGTCCATTGGCTGATAATACAGAACAATAAAAGCACATGTCGATGGAAAATATGTCTTACCA from the Xiphophorus maculatus strain JP 163 A chromosome 20, X_maculatus-5.0-male, whole genome shotgun sequence genome contains:
- the LOC102226594 gene encoding copine-3, whose translation is MADCVSKVELTVSCANLLDKDVGSKSDPLCVLLQKTGDQWTELCRTERLDNTSSPSFSQRLRVDYHFEMVQNLKFGVYDIDNSTSNLADDDYLGGTELTLGQIVSSKTITRPLQLKKDKPAGKGSITITAEEIKDNRAIVLEMEAKKLDKKDTFGKSDPFLEIFKQGEDGKWQLVHRTEVVQNNLNPSWKKFTVPLQTFCSCDMEKPLKMDCSDHDNDGSHDLIGSFTTKASELMKADGGSPVEFDCIHPEKQKKKKSYKNSGVVSVKSCKLMTQYTFLDFVMGGCQINFTVGIDFTGSNGDPRSPNSLHYMSPDGLNQYLSALWSVGQVVQDYDTDKLFPAFGFGAKLPPDFQAAHHEFALNFNPTNPYCQGIQGIVDAYRAVLPQIKLSGPTNFSPIINHVASIASSGAQAPTASQYFVLLILTDGEITDLDQTRDAIVRASRLPLSIIIVGVGPADFKAMELLDGDNGVLKSTVGEAVSRDIVQFVPFRNFKDASIATLAQAVLAEVPNQLVSYFKMRGLEPQKQAAPKS